In one Pueribacillus theae genomic region, the following are encoded:
- the panC gene encoding pantoate--beta-alanine ligase, producing the protein MIVVQTVKEMQELSKKYKIAGKSIGYVATMGFLHEGHLELVKRAREKDHIVVMSIFVNPTQFGPNEDFDQYPRDFERDRQLAQEHGVDILFYPSVSEMYPFEQTTEIHVVRRTDVLCGKSRPGHFEGVATVLFKLFHIVMPDNVYFGLKDAQQVAVIDGFLKDYFFPINLIPCPTVREEDGLAKSSRNVNLTAEERKEAPILYQSLREAKKMSEDGEYDADKILRFIYNKIEQSISGKIDYVEILSYPDLKPIKRLNGQVIIAIAVRYSKVRLIDNIIWTIGGGK; encoded by the coding sequence ATGATCGTCGTTCAAACGGTAAAAGAAATGCAAGAGCTCTCAAAAAAATATAAAATAGCCGGAAAGTCAATTGGTTATGTTGCAACAATGGGTTTTCTGCATGAGGGTCATTTGGAACTAGTGAAGAGGGCACGGGAAAAAGATCATATTGTTGTGATGAGCATTTTCGTCAACCCGACACAGTTTGGCCCAAATGAAGATTTCGATCAATACCCTCGTGATTTTGAAAGGGATCGCCAGTTGGCACAAGAGCACGGAGTTGACATTCTCTTTTACCCATCTGTTTCGGAAATGTATCCATTTGAACAAACAACAGAAATTCATGTTGTTAGAAGAACAGATGTGCTATGTGGCAAATCTAGGCCTGGGCATTTTGAAGGGGTTGCAACCGTCCTTTTTAAATTGTTTCATATTGTGATGCCTGACAATGTTTATTTTGGCTTGAAAGATGCCCAACAAGTAGCAGTAATCGACGGGTTTTTAAAAGACTACTTCTTTCCGATAAATCTCATTCCATGTCCAACCGTACGGGAAGAGGATGGGCTTGCTAAGAGTTCGCGGAATGTAAATTTGACGGCTGAAGAACGGAAAGAAGCTCCGATATTATACCAATCGTTACGAGAAGCAAAAAAGATGTCTGAAGATGGCGAATATGATGCTGATAAAATTTTACGTTTTATTTATAATAAAATAGAACAGTCGATTTCAGGAAAAATCGATTATGTTGAGATTTTATCCTATCCGGATTTAAAGCCAATAAAGAGATTAAATGGGCAAGTAATCATTGCGATTGCCGTTCGTTATTCGAAGGTTAGATTGATCGATAACATAATTTGGACAATTGGGGGGGGGAAGTGA
- the panB gene encoding 3-methyl-2-oxobutanoate hydroxymethyltransferase, with protein MKSTTDFLKLKENKEPIAMVTAYDYPSACLAEKAGIDMILVGDSLGMVVLGYDSTVYVTLEDMIVHTKAVKRGAADTFIAADMPFMTYHSSFAQTLENAKQLIQIAGANAVKLEGSGEVIDHIYKLTQAGVPVVGHLGLTPQLVGVLGGFKVQGKDAEAARKLIDDAKRVQSAGAFALVLECVPEQVAAIVSEELSIPTIGIGAGAKTDGQVLVYHDLIGYGGHRVPKFVKQYTNVSLPIEEALVQYIADVKTKVFPSKEHTFSIKTEELDTLYGGIRS; from the coding sequence ATGAAGAGCACAACTGATTTTTTGAAATTGAAAGAAAATAAAGAACCGATTGCAATGGTTACCGCTTATGATTATCCTTCAGCATGTTTGGCTGAAAAAGCAGGAATTGACATGATCCTTGTAGGCGACTCTTTAGGAATGGTTGTTTTAGGTTATGATTCAACTGTCTATGTTACGCTTGAGGACATGATTGTCCATACGAAAGCTGTAAAAAGAGGAGCAGCAGACACGTTTATCGCTGCTGATATGCCGTTCATGACGTATCACTCTTCTTTTGCCCAAACGTTAGAGAATGCAAAACAATTGATTCAAATTGCAGGCGCCAACGCAGTGAAGCTTGAAGGAAGCGGAGAGGTAATCGATCATATTTATAAATTAACCCAGGCAGGCGTTCCAGTCGTTGGCCATTTAGGATTGACTCCGCAATTAGTAGGCGTGCTTGGGGGCTTTAAAGTCCAGGGCAAAGATGCTGAAGCAGCACGTAAATTAATTGATGATGCAAAGCGTGTTCAATCGGCCGGAGCTTTTGCACTCGTGCTTGAATGCGTACCTGAACAAGTCGCTGCGATTGTGAGTGAAGAACTGTCCATCCCAACAATCGGAATAGGGGCAGGGGCAAAAACAGATGGACAAGTACTTGTCTACCATGATTTAATTGGGTATGGAGGCCATCGCGTACCTAAGTTTGTAAAGCAATACACCAATGTTTCACTTCCTATTGAAGAAGCATTAGTACAATACATCGCTGATGTAAAGACGAAAGTTTTCCCAAGTAAAGAGCATACATTTTCCATCAAAACGGAAGAGCTCGATACATTATACGGAGGAATACGTTCATGA
- a CDS encoding biotin--[acetyl-CoA-carboxylase] ligase: protein MLLENKDTYISGQMISEKLGCSRTAVWKHISELKKEGYEVEGLQKRGYRLISTPNNIRPHDIKSNLKTKFIGQKIVFQEVVTSTQELAQKLAQEGAKEGTVVVAEQQIKGRGRLGRTWESPKGSGIWMSLIIRPNIPPFQAPQLTLLTAVAIVQGIKKATGISCEIKWPNDILINGRKIVGILTEMQAESDRVQSIIIGMGMNVNTTSFPDSLKQKATSLLIENDGKEINRAQLLQAIFEQFEILYIEYLKNGFEVIKLRWESYAVSLGKIITARTLTGEITGYAKGITDQGVLLLEDYEGKTHEIYSADIEISSQS, encoded by the coding sequence ATGTTGCTGGAAAATAAAGATACGTATATCTCTGGGCAAATGATAAGTGAGAAATTAGGTTGTTCCCGCACGGCGGTGTGGAAACATATTTCCGAATTAAAAAAGGAGGGCTATGAAGTGGAAGGCCTGCAAAAGCGGGGCTATCGTTTAATTTCAACGCCAAATAATATAAGGCCGCACGATATCAAGTCAAATTTAAAGACGAAGTTTATCGGGCAAAAGATTGTATTTCAAGAAGTTGTTACATCTACCCAAGAGCTTGCCCAAAAGCTTGCGCAGGAAGGCGCAAAAGAAGGGACAGTCGTAGTGGCTGAACAGCAAATCAAGGGGAGGGGAAGGCTAGGAAGAACATGGGAGTCGCCAAAAGGATCCGGAATATGGATGAGTTTGATAATAAGGCCAAACATTCCGCCATTCCAAGCTCCCCAGCTTACGCTTTTAACTGCGGTTGCCATTGTGCAGGGCATTAAAAAGGCGACAGGCATTTCATGCGAAATTAAATGGCCAAACGACATTCTAATCAATGGGAGGAAGATTGTCGGAATTCTGACGGAAATGCAAGCAGAGTCTGATCGCGTTCAATCGATCATTATCGGAATGGGAATGAATGTAAATACCACATCATTTCCTGACAGCTTAAAACAAAAAGCAACGTCGCTACTCATTGAAAACGATGGGAAAGAAATCAACCGTGCACAACTTCTGCAAGCCATATTTGAACAATTTGAAATTCTATATATTGAATATCTAAAAAATGGATTCGAAGTCATAAAGCTCCGTTGGGAAAGCTATGCTGTAAGTCTCGGAAAAATAATTACAGCTCGTACGTTAACAGGTGAAATTACTGGCTATGCTAAAGGAATTACGGATCAAGGTGTATTATTGCTTGAAGATTATGAGGGGAAAACACATGAAATTTATTCCGCTGACATAGAAATCTCTTCACAATCGTAA
- a CDS encoding CCA tRNA nucleotidyltransferase, giving the protein MEKVFEDAKPILEKLLEHGHEAYFVGGAVRDSLLGRPIHDIDIATSAKPQEVQKLFKSVIPVGIEHGTVIVVLNGVAYEVTTFRRESEYKDFRRPKQVAFISNLHEDLKRRDFTINAMALDYNGKLIDPFNGQKDIENKLIRTVGSPYERFQEDPLRMLRAIRFLSQLNFSLEKETYSTIKKMNAHITHLSVERIAQEFEKLMLGQANNNALQHLVQLGLYLYLPCLKEYRKVIEQLSVLNLSILSNASEAWALLLYYMETEPRKILKAWKCSNELMRHVEMLLTELKKDRDKQFDPFQFYQLGRSLSLSYVRLYTIIFGGNLKEHVNAFKKTYEELPIKERKELAVNGKDFLAIIDKKPGPWLAGLLSEIEKAVINKKVQNDKNKLREWGKNWYNQFGKSF; this is encoded by the coding sequence ATGGAAAAAGTATTTGAAGACGCCAAACCAATTTTAGAAAAGTTATTAGAACATGGACATGAGGCTTACTTTGTCGGCGGTGCTGTCAGAGACTCCCTGCTGGGCCGTCCGATTCATGACATAGATATTGCGACTTCAGCAAAGCCGCAAGAAGTTCAGAAGCTATTTAAAAGCGTCATTCCTGTAGGAATTGAACACGGCACGGTTATCGTCGTTCTCAACGGCGTAGCTTATGAAGTCACAACCTTCCGCCGGGAAAGTGAGTATAAAGATTTTCGCAGGCCGAAACAGGTTGCCTTTATTTCCAATTTACATGAAGATTTGAAACGCCGTGATTTTACAATAAATGCGATGGCTCTCGATTACAACGGAAAGCTAATCGATCCATTTAACGGCCAAAAAGACATTGAGAATAAGCTCATTCGAACTGTCGGTTCACCTTATGAACGGTTTCAAGAGGATCCATTGCGAATGCTCCGGGCGATCCGTTTTTTATCGCAATTAAATTTTTCTTTGGAAAAAGAAACGTACAGCACAATAAAAAAAATGAATGCGCATATCACTCACTTATCCGTTGAACGGATTGCGCAGGAGTTTGAAAAACTGATGCTCGGACAAGCAAACAATAACGCTTTGCAGCATTTGGTGCAACTTGGCCTTTATCTGTATTTGCCCTGTTTGAAGGAATACCGTAAGGTGATCGAACAGCTTTCCGTTCTGAACCTTTCGATTTTATCAAATGCAAGCGAAGCATGGGCATTGCTCCTTTATTACATGGAAACCGAGCCGAGGAAAATTCTTAAAGCATGGAAATGTTCAAATGAATTAATGCGGCATGTTGAAATGCTGTTAACTGAACTAAAAAAAGATAGAGATAAGCAATTCGATCCGTTTCAATTTTATCAATTAGGACGTTCACTCAGCCTCTCTTATGTCCGTCTCTATACAATTATTTTTGGAGGAAATCTAAAAGAACATGTAAATGCGTTTAAAAAAACGTATGAAGAATTGCCGATAAAAGAGAGAAAAGAGTTGGCTGTTAATGGGAAAGACTTTTTAGCAATTATTGATAAAAAACCGGGACCGTGGCTTGCTGGCTTATTGTCAGAGATTGAAAAGGCCGTGATTAACAAAAAAGTACAGAACGATAAGAATAAACTTAGAGAGTGGGGCAAGAATTGGTACAATCAATTCGGGAAAAGCTTTTAG
- the bshA gene encoding N-acetyl-alpha-D-glucosaminyl L-malate synthase BshA, with protein MQLKIGIACYPTIGGSGIVASELGKLLAKKGHCIHFFSSSVPFRLGRVYPNIFFHEVEVNQYAVFRYPPYDLTLASKMADIINREQLDVLHVHYAVPHAICAYLAKQISGKDVKIVTTLHGTDITVLGYDPSLSNVIRFGIENSDRVTAVSHDLKRQTQELLKTDFPIETVHNFVDEKTYYKRTDSRLKCDYHIKQNEKTVVHISNFRKVKRVTDVIYIFKEIAERIQAKLLLVGDGPDLSTVSHLVDELGLRNNVLFLGKQENVAEILSISDLLLLPSEKESFGLVLLEAMACKVPVIATAVGGIPEVVVHNETGFLSQIGDIESMARYAIRLLTDEALHKTFSENAYSRVHSHFHSEIIVNEYEKIYHDILNK; from the coding sequence ATGCAACTAAAAATTGGCATTGCATGCTATCCGACAATTGGCGGCTCCGGAATCGTTGCTTCGGAACTTGGCAAATTGCTTGCAAAAAAAGGGCATTGCATTCATTTTTTTTCGTCGAGTGTCCCGTTTCGCCTCGGAAGGGTGTATCCAAACATTTTTTTTCACGAAGTAGAAGTGAACCAATACGCCGTCTTCCGCTATCCTCCGTATGATTTGACACTTGCGAGTAAGATGGCTGACATTATTAACCGGGAACAGTTGGATGTGTTGCATGTGCACTACGCGGTTCCTCATGCAATCTGTGCTTATTTAGCAAAACAAATCTCTGGCAAAGACGTAAAGATTGTGACGACATTACATGGTACCGATATTACCGTTCTTGGCTATGATCCGTCATTGTCAAATGTCATCCGATTTGGAATCGAAAATTCCGATCGGGTCACCGCGGTTTCACACGATTTAAAACGGCAGACGCAGGAACTGTTGAAGACGGACTTTCCAATCGAGACGGTACATAATTTTGTTGACGAAAAAACGTATTATAAAAGAACCGACAGCCGTCTAAAATGTGATTATCATATAAAACAAAACGAAAAAACAGTCGTACACATCTCTAATTTTAGAAAGGTAAAACGGGTAACCGATGTCATTTATATTTTTAAGGAAATTGCTGAACGGATACAAGCTAAGCTGCTGTTAGTTGGCGACGGGCCGGATCTCTCAACTGTCAGCCACTTAGTTGATGAGCTTGGATTGCGAAATAACGTTTTATTTTTAGGCAAACAAGAAAATGTCGCTGAAATTCTATCAATAAGCGATTTATTGCTATTGCCCTCAGAAAAAGAAAGCTTTGGCCTTGTTTTATTGGAGGCCATGGCTTGCAAAGTGCCAGTGATAGCAACCGCTGTTGGCGGGATACCAGAAGTGGTTGTGCATAATGAAACTGGTTTTTTAAGCCAAATTGGCGACATTGAAAGCATGGCGAGGTATGCCATCCGGCTGCTTACAGACGAAGCCCTTCATAAAACCTTTTCTGAAAATGCATATTCACGTGTGCATTCCCATTTTCATTCTGAAATCATTGTAAATGAATATGAAAAAATCTATCATGACATTTTGAATAAATAG
- the dapB gene encoding 4-hydroxy-tetrahydrodipicolinate reductase: protein MNDQTIRIVLAGPRGKMGSEAVKMVAETKNFELIAAVDSRNNGKQLKDLEGVLPLEVPVYDDLEDCLIANECDVLIDLTTPETGRKHMEIAFRHGVRPVVGTTGFSDQDVTELSQIANEKRLGAVIAPNFAVGAVLMMKFSQMAAKYFQDVEIIEQHHDQKLDAPSGTAVKTAQMITQNRDEKHQGHPDEKETIQGVRGGSIEGIRIHSVRLPGLVAHQEVLFGGEGQTLTIRHDSINRASFMPGVKLAVETVMKLDTLVYGLENIID from the coding sequence ATGAATGATCAAACAATTCGTATTGTACTAGCAGGGCCAAGAGGAAAGATGGGCTCAGAAGCCGTAAAGATGGTTGCAGAAACAAAAAACTTTGAATTAATTGCTGCTGTTGATTCGAGAAACAATGGAAAGCAGTTAAAAGATTTGGAAGGCGTACTTCCATTAGAAGTTCCTGTATATGACGACTTAGAAGATTGTTTAATCGCTAATGAATGTGATGTGTTAATTGATTTAACGACTCCTGAAACAGGTAGAAAACATATGGAAATCGCTTTTCGCCACGGGGTAAGGCCTGTTGTTGGCACAACCGGATTCAGTGATCAGGATGTCACGGAATTATCCCAAATTGCAAATGAAAAGCGCTTAGGCGCTGTGATTGCACCAAACTTTGCAGTGGGTGCCGTTTTAATGATGAAATTCTCCCAAATGGCAGCTAAATATTTTCAAGACGTAGAAATCATTGAGCAGCACCATGATCAAAAATTGGATGCACCATCAGGAACGGCTGTTAAAACAGCGCAAATGATAACGCAAAATAGGGATGAAAAGCATCAAGGGCATCCAGATGAAAAAGAAACAATACAAGGGGTAAGAGGCGGCTCCATTGAAGGTATTCGAATTCATAGTGTCCGTCTCCCGGGTTTGGTAGCCCATCAAGAAGTTCTTTTTGGCGGTGAGGGACAAACATTAACGATTCGGCATGATTCAATTAATCGGGCGTCATTTATGCCTGGAGTAAAATTAGCAGTTGAAACCGTTATGAAGCTTGATACCCTTGTTTATGGCCTGGAAAATATTATTGATTAG
- a CDS encoding nucleotide pyrophosphohydrolase, which produces MNEKSVKQVQSEVHEYISQFKEGYFSPLAMLARMAEELGELAREVNHYYGEKPKKTNEEIKTIEEELGDLFFVLVCFANSLDIDLTNAFDSVMKKFSERDSDRWTKIERGTDNE; this is translated from the coding sequence ATGAATGAAAAATCGGTAAAGCAAGTCCAAAGTGAAGTACACGAATACATATCTCAATTTAAAGAAGGTTATTTCAGCCCTCTCGCTATGCTCGCCAGAATGGCGGAAGAATTGGGCGAACTTGCTAGAGAGGTTAACCATTATTATGGAGAAAAGCCGAAAAAAACAAACGAAGAAATAAAAACAATTGAAGAAGAGCTTGGCGACTTGTTCTTTGTACTTGTCTGCTTTGCGAATTCTTTAGATATTGATTTAACAAACGCATTCGATTCCGTTATGAAAAAATTTAGTGAACGCGATTCAGACAGATGGACAAAGATTGAAAGGGGAACAGACAATGAATGA
- a CDS encoding YitT family protein, whose protein sequence is MQIKLKNLLFILLGAAIFSFGIVHFNMENNLTEGGFTGITLLLYFIFGINPSLSNFLLNVPIFFIGWKLLSRTTFIYTIIGTLSVSLFLWFFQAYSNLSFPLHEDLTLAAIFAGTFIGIGLGIIFRFGGTTGGSDIIARLGRKYFGWSIGRTMFVFDATVITISLIYLNYREAMYTLVAVFIGARVIDFIQEAAYSARGVMIISEKPKAIADKITNDMDRGVTILNGKGNYSGQQKEILYCVISRNELVRLRALIEKIDPHAFVSVMNVHEVLGEGFTLDENKNPIQE, encoded by the coding sequence TTGCAAATAAAGCTTAAAAATCTGCTTTTTATATTATTGGGTGCCGCTATCTTTTCTTTTGGGATCGTTCACTTTAATATGGAAAACAATTTGACCGAAGGCGGTTTCACAGGCATTACGCTCCTTCTTTATTTTATATTCGGGATCAATCCTTCTCTTTCTAACTTTCTTTTAAACGTTCCTATTTTTTTCATCGGATGGAAACTGCTTAGTCGTACCACCTTTATTTATACCATCATCGGGACACTGTCCGTTTCTCTTTTTTTATGGTTTTTTCAAGCTTATTCTAATCTTTCATTTCCGCTTCATGAAGATTTAACGTTAGCTGCAATTTTTGCGGGAACATTTATCGGAATCGGACTTGGCATTATTTTTCGTTTTGGAGGAACAACAGGTGGCAGTGATATTATTGCAAGACTTGGAAGAAAATATTTTGGCTGGAGCATTGGAAGAACAATGTTTGTTTTTGATGCCACTGTCATAACAATCTCACTAATTTATTTAAATTATCGGGAAGCTATGTATACTTTAGTAGCTGTTTTTATAGGCGCGAGAGTGATTGATTTTATACAGGAAGCGGCCTATTCTGCAAGAGGGGTCATGATCATTTCAGAAAAACCTAAAGCCATAGCCGATAAAATTACAAACGATATGGATCGCGGCGTAACAATATTAAATGGAAAAGGAAATTATTCGGGGCAGCAAAAAGAGATCCTGTATTGTGTAATCAGCCGAAACGAGCTTGTACGCCTTAGAGCGCTGATTGAAAAAATTGATCCCCATGCTTTTGTTTCGGTTATGAATGTACATGAAGTGCTTGGTGAAGGATTTACTCTTGATGAAAATAAAAACCCCATTCAAGAATAA